TGCCCCGAATAAGTTCTACCAGTTCCATCACCGGTACCGGGTTCATGAAGTGGATGCCCATGAACCGCTCCGGGCGGTCCGTTCCGGCAGCCAGCCGGGTGATGGAAATTGACGACGTGTTGGAGCCGATCATGGCTTCCGGTTTGAGATGTGGGCAAAGATCGTTGAAAATCTTGCGTTTTACGTCTTCGTCTTCAACCGCTGATTCAATAACCAGATCAACATCACCAAACTGGTCGAAACTGCCATAGGGCGCGATCCGTTCAAGCGCCGACTTGCGGTCGGCTTCCGTTATTTTTTCCGATTTGACCTGGCGGGCCATGTTGCCGTTGATGGTTGCAAGGCCTTCTTCGATCTTGTCTGTCGAAACGTCGTACAAACCCACATCATAGCCCGACAACGCGCAAACATGTGCGATGCCAGAGCCCATCTGGCCCGCACCGATAACCCCGATTTTTCTGATCGTCATATTTTTCTATGTCTCTTCATACCGCGAAGTTCGGGAGCCTATCGCGGGTGTTGCCGCGCGGCAAGAGAGTTTATCGCAGTGCAATATAAAACCCGCCTGACGTTTCCATCAGACGGGTTGAAGTGTGTTTTTTTGAGACTTTCCCGGCTCGGGTCTTACCCAATAGATCAGCATGGTTTTTGATTTGCTCAATCAAAAACCACAAAGCCGATCGTTTCCAAAGTGCTAGAGCAACTTTATGGGTTCAATTGAACCCATGTCGCTCTAGTAACCGGCTTTTGCCAATTCATCGTCGAAAGCCGGCACGGCTTCGAACAGGTCCGCAACCAGGCCGTAATCAGCGACCTGGAAGATCGGTGCTTCTTCGTCCTTGTTGATCGCCACGATGACCTTGGAGTCCTTCATGCCTGCAAGGTGCTGAATGGCGCCGGAGATACCGACGGCAATGTACAGGTCCGGCGCAACCACCTTGCCGGTCTGGCCAACCTGGTAGTCGTTCGGCACATAGCCGGCGTCGACCGCGGCGCGTGACGCACCAACGGCGGCATTGAGCTTGTCGGCGACTTTTTCCAGCATGGCAAAGTTTTCACCGTTCTGCATGCCGCGCCCGCCGGACACGATGATGCCGGCAGAGGTCAGTTCCGGCCGGTCCGACTTGGACAGGTTTTCACTGACGTAGGATGTAAGACCCGGATCTGCAGGTGCATCGATCTTTTCGATTGCCGCGGAACCACCGGTGCCGGCGGAGTCAAATGAGGCTGTCAGGACCGTAACGATCTTCTTGGCACCTGTTGCCTGCACGGTCTGCACGGCGTTGCCGGCATAGATCGGACGTTCGAACGTATCGGCGCTTTTCACCGCAATGATGCCGGAAACCTGCATTTCGTCGAGCAGGGCTGCAACGCGCGGGGAAACGTTTTTGCCGCTGGTTGTTGCCGGTGCGACCATGGCATCGTGACTTGCCATCAGGCCGACGATGAGCGCCGCCATTGGTTCAGCCAGTGGCCGTTCAAACATTGCGTCATCGCAATGCAGAACTTTGGCCACGCCGGCAAGTGCTGCGGCTTCCTTGGCGGCACCGTCAGCATTGTGTCCCGCCACCAGCACATTGATATCACCGCCCATCTGGGTGGCGGCGGTCAGTGCCTTGTGGGTTGCGTCCTTGAGACCGGCATTGTCGTGCTCGGCTATGAGGAGAATGGCCATGATCAGATTACTCCTGCTTCGTTCTTCAGCTTGTCAACAAGCTCGGCAACCGATGCCACTTTCTTGCCGCCCTGGCGTGCCGGTGGTTCAACGGTCGTTACAACATTCAGTTTCGGTGCGAGATCAACACCCATGTCAGCGGCGACCTTTTCATCAAGCGGCTTTTTCTTGGCCTTCATGATGTTCGGCAGCGACGCGTAACGCGGCTGGTTGAGACGCAGGTCAGTGGTGACGATCATCGGCATCTTGACCTTGATGGTCTGCAGGCCACCGTCGATTTCGCGGGTAATGTCGGCACTGTCGCCGTTCAGTTCGATCTTGGAGGCGAACGTGGCCTGCGACCAGCCCATCAGAGCGGACAGCATCTGGCCGGTCTGGTTGCAGTCGTCGTCAATGGCCTGTTTGCCGAGGATGACCAGGTCGGGCTTTTCCTCTTCGATGACGGCCTTGAGCAATTTGGCGACACCGAGCGGTTCAACATACTCGTCATGCTTGATCAGGATGCCGCGGTCAGCGCCCATTGCAAGTGCGGTGCGGATGGTTTCCTGGGCCTGCTGGGGGCCGACCGAGACCGCAATAACCTCTGTTGCAGTACCGGCTTCCCTGAGGCGAAGGGCTTCTTCCACGGCGATTTCGTCGAAGGGGTTCATCGACATTTTGACATTGGCCAGTTCGACACCCGAACCATCGGCCTTGACGCGGATCTTGACATTATAGTCAACCACCCGCTTGACAGCGACCAGTACTTTCATCTGAGGCAATCTCTTTCATTAATGGTGACAGCCGCCCAATTGGGTAGCGCCCGTGAATTCAGCCGCCACAAGCAAAAATGTGCGAGGCGTGGACGGGACCCTATTGGCGAGTTATCGGGTCCGTCAATGCGATATTCGTCAATTTGGGGTCAATTGCGACGTCTGGTCACAATTTTTCGGCATAATTGGCATGACAGCGCCTGACGGTCACGCTGCCCGTGCGCCCAGGGTGCTCCTGAACAGGGCGGTTATCAGGAATCCGGTTGCAAACCCGCCTATATGCGCCCACCAGGCCACGATTACCTCGCCCTTGGACTCGTCCAGGTAAAGCGACAGGAACTGAAAGCCGATCCAGGCTGCCAGCGCCCAGCCGGCGGATATGCGCAGCGGGATTTTCATGAACAGCAGCACCCACACGCGCGCCTTTGGAAACAGTACCAGATAGGCTCCCAAAATCCCCGAAACGGCACCCGACGCGCCGACCAGCGGTGCGGCCGAATCAGGATTGGCGATCACATGGGCCGACGCGGCAACGATGCCGCACACGAAGTACAGCACCAGAAATCCGAAATGGCCGAATGCATCTTCAACATTGTCGGCAAATACCCACAGGAACGCCATGTTGGCCAGAAGGTGCATCCAGCCGCCATGAATGAACGTGTAGGTGATCAGCGTCAGCGGTTCGGGAATATTGGCCAGCGACATTTCGCTGAATGACAGATCGCCGATTTCGCCGGGCACCAGGCCAAGTGATGTTGCAAAGGCAAGCTGGCTCATGCCGAGATTGCCGTACTGCATCATCAGAAAGACGCCTACATTGGCCAGGATCAGCGCGCCGGTTACAAACTGGAAGCGTATGATCGTCAGAGGCGTATTGTCGTGCAGTGGCAGAAACATGTGGTTGGTTCCGGTTAGTCTTGCGTTGCTCCGGGTTGCCACAACACATCGCCATTATGACGGGCATTGACCCAGCGGCTGGCCACGAACATGAAATCAGACAGCCTGTTGAGATAGGTAGAAGCTTCCAGCGATACCTGCTCTCCGGGAATGGAGGCAAGTTCGACAATATGGCGTTCAGCGCGGCGGCACACGGTTCGGGCCTGATGCAGGTAGGCTGCCGCCGGGTGACCGCCGGGCAGGACGAATGACCGCAATGGCTCCAGCTTGTCGTTCAGCTGGTCAATTTCGGCTTCCAGGCGATCGACCTGGGTCTGCTTGATACGCAACGGTTCCCAGGCGAGTTCCTCGCCGTTATCCGGTGTGCACAGATCGGCCCCGAGGTCGAACATGTCATTCTGGATGCGTGCCAGCATGACATCAAGTTCGCTCATCTCGTCGCCGGCAGTGTGCAGCCGCACGACGCCGAGCACAGAGTTGGCCTCATCTACCGTGCCGTAACTGGCGATCCGGGCGTGGAACTTGGGCAGCCGCTGGCCGGTGGACAGCCCCGTGGTCCCGTCGTCCCCGGTCTTGGTATAAATCTTGTTCAGAACCACCATGATGCCAGCATCCTGCCTGTCGGATTGTCGTTGTGCAGTTTGGCCGGACTGTACGCATCTGGATCAGGTCAGTCTACCCGCAGAACACGGGCCGGATTGGCACGCAATGCCGACCAGGTCGTGATCAGTCCCGCAGCTACCGTGACAACCAGTGCCACCAGAGCAGTTGCAATGGCAATCAGGCCGGAAAATTGCCATTCAAGGCCCAGTATCTGGGTGATAACCGCCCAGGCGCTCAGGCCGCCCGCGATAATGGCGAAACCCGCTGTTGCCAGGCCGAGCAGCGCATATTCGATGACCAGCGCCCGCAACAATTGCGAGCGGGTGGCGCCGTAGGTCTTCAGCACAACCGCGTCATAGATGCGGCCGGACAGGCCGGTTGCCAGTGCGCCGCCGAGGACCAGAATGCCGGCCAGCACGGTAACGGCATTGGCGCCACGGATTGCGGTGATGAGCTTGCCCATGAGCGAGTTTATCGCATCCAGCGCGTCACGAACCCGGATCGACGTGATGGTCGGGTAGGGCCTGGAAACCGCATTGAGGATATCCAGTTCACGTGCTGGATCTGCCTGTGCCGTCACCACAAACATGTGCGGCGCGCCTGCGAAGGTATTTGGCGAAAACATCATGACGAAGTTGATCTGGAGGGAGCGCCAGTCAACGGCACGGAAATTTGCCACTTCCGCTGTGATTTCCCGGCCCAGCACGTTGACGCTGACGGTGTCACCGATTTCGAGCCCGACACCCTCTGCGATGTCGGCGGAAAATGACACCAGCGGTTTGCCTGAATAATCCGCCGGCCACCATTCGCCTTCGGTCAATTGGCCGCCTTCGGGTGCTGTGGCCGAATAGGTGATGCCGCGATCACCGCGCAAGGCCCAGGCCGCATCAGCGCTGACCTTGACTTCACCGGCCGGCACGCCGTTCACCTTGACGATGCGGCCGCGCAGCATGGGAGCCCGGCTGACTGTTGAAGCGCCTGACTGTACCAGCGTCTTGCCGAATTGGTCGGCTTCGCTGGAATGGACATCCAGGAAGAAGAAACTGGGGGCCCGATCAGGCAGGTTGTCCCGCAGCTCCTTGGAAATATTGCTGTCGACGAGCGCCAGGCTGACAAACAGGGTCAGGCCCAGGCCAAGTGACAGCACGACGGACGGCGTCGGGGTGCCGGGCCGGTGCAGGTTTGCTATGGCGAGGCGCATCACTGCTGATCTGGCGCGCGTGGTGCGCGCTGCAATCCACATCATCAATCGTGCCATGCCGGTCAAAATGGCGAAGCTGGCGACGATGCCGGCAGCATAGCCATAGGTGACGCGTGGATCCGGGAAAGCCGTGAGTGTGAGGATGAAGATGCACACAAGCGCGGTGGCAATAACCAGCCATGACGCAGGTCCTGGCCAGGCGATCCTGCTGGTCAGCATGTCGCGGAACAGGGCGCTGGGCGGGATGCGCCCGGCGCGCGCCAGCGGCCATACCGCGAATGCGATCACGATCAGATAACCGAACAAGGCTGCGCGCATGACCGGCCAGAACTCGATGCCGACTGATACCGGGATCGGCAGCAGGCCCGACAGCAATGCCGCTGCCAGCGGTGGCGTGGCGAGACCGGCCAGCACGCCGATGATGATCCCGCCGGTGGCGACGATGAGCACCTCCATGAAATAGGTCCAGAACACCAGACGCGCAGATGCGCCAAGGCATTTCAGTGTTGCAATGTTTTTGGTGCGCCGTTCCAGAAACGCCTTGACCGCATTTGCCACGCCGACACCGCCGACAATAAGCGATGTCAGGCCGACAAGAGACAGGAAGAAGGTGAGCCGGTCTATGAAACGGCGTACGCCGGGTGCCGCGTTCTCGCGGGAACGCACTTTCCATCCCTGGTCCTGCAGAAGGGGACCTGCCTGGTCGACAAGCTGTTTCACCATGGTATCGTTTGCCGGTTGCGGCAGCGCCACCCGGTAGCGCCAGTTGATCAGGCTGCCGGGGCGCGAGAGGCCTGTCGGGGCCAGGGCGTCGGTTGAGATCATCAGGCGCGGGCCAAGCACGA
Above is a window of Anderseniella sp. Alg231-50 DNA encoding:
- a CDS encoding 3-hydroxybutyryl-CoA dehydrogenase, translating into MTIRKIGVIGAGQMGSGIAHVCALSGYDVGLYDVSTDKIEEGLATINGNMARQVKSEKITEADRKSALERIAPYGSFDQFGDVDLVIESAVEDEDVKRKIFNDLCPHLKPEAMIGSNTSSISITRLAAGTDRPERFMGIHFMNPVPVMELVELIRGIATVDEIFQEVREFVGTMDKSVAVAEDFPAFIVNRVLLPMINEAVYTLYEGVGSVEAIDKAMKLGANHPMGPLELADFIGLDTCLSIMQVLFDGLADSKYRPCPLLVKYVEAGWLGRKTNRGFYDYRGETPVPTR
- a CDS encoding FAD-binding protein, whose amino-acid sequence is MAILLIAEHDNAGLKDATHKALTAATQMGGDINVLVAGHNADGAAKEAAALAGVAKVLHCDDAMFERPLAEPMAALIVGLMASHDAMVAPATTSGKNVSPRVAALLDEMQVSGIIAVKSADTFERPIYAGNAVQTVQATGAKKIVTVLTASFDSAGTGGSAAIEKIDAPADPGLTSYVSENLSKSDRPELTSAGIIVSGGRGMQNGENFAMLEKVADKLNAAVGASRAAVDAGYVPNDYQVGQTGKVVAPDLYIAVGISGAIQHLAGMKDSKVIVAINKDEEAPIFQVADYGLVADLFEAVPAFDDELAKAGY
- a CDS encoding rhomboid family intramembrane serine protease; its protein translation is MFLPLHDNTPLTIIRFQFVTGALILANVGVFLMMQYGNLGMSQLAFATSLGLVPGEIGDLSFSEMSLANIPEPLTLITYTFIHGGWMHLLANMAFLWVFADNVEDAFGHFGFLVLYFVCGIVAASAHVIANPDSAAPLVGASGAVSGILGAYLVLFPKARVWVLLFMKIPLRISAGWALAAWIGFQFLSLYLDESKGEVIVAWWAHIGGFATGFLITALFRSTLGARAA
- a CDS encoding cob(I)yrinic acid a,c-diamide adenosyltransferase, whose amino-acid sequence is MVVLNKIYTKTGDDGTTGLSTGQRLPKFHARIASYGTVDEANSVLGVVRLHTAGDEMSELDVMLARIQNDMFDLGADLCTPDNGEELAWEPLRIKQTQVDRLEAEIDQLNDKLEPLRSFVLPGGHPAAAYLHQARTVCRRAERHIVELASIPGEQVSLEASTYLNRLSDFMFVASRWVNARHNGDVLWQPGATQD
- a CDS encoding FtsX-like permease family protein, which produces MMHILSTALRLALRELRSGLQGFRIFLACLILGVSAIAVVGALSSALNTGIADEGRSLMGGDIEFSTLYDTPSSDQRSFIAAAGRVSKVATLRAMAAVPDQSSALVEVKVVDGAYPLYGKLQLKPEMPLSDALQRDASGRAGTVVETALLARLDVKVGDIVRVGTSDLVINAAIVREPDRISDGFVLGPRLMISTDALAPTGLSRPGSLINWRYRVALPQPANDTMVKQLVDQAGPLLQDQGWKVRSRENAAPGVRRFIDRLTFFLSLVGLTSLIVGGVGVANAVKAFLERRTKNIATLKCLGASARLVFWTYFMEVLIVATGGIIIGVLAGLATPPLAAALLSGLLPIPVSVGIEFWPVMRAALFGYLIVIAFAVWPLARAGRIPPSALFRDMLTSRIAWPGPASWLVIATALVCIFILTLTAFPDPRVTYGYAAGIVASFAILTGMARLMMWIAARTTRARSAVMRLAIANLHRPGTPTPSVVLSLGLGLTLFVSLALVDSNISKELRDNLPDRAPSFFFLDVHSSEADQFGKTLVQSGASTVSRAPMLRGRIVKVNGVPAGEVKVSADAAWALRGDRGITYSATAPEGGQLTEGEWWPADYSGKPLVSFSADIAEGVGLEIGDTVSVNVLGREITAEVANFRAVDWRSLQINFVMMFSPNTFAGAPHMFVVTAQADPARELDILNAVSRPYPTITSIRVRDALDAINSLMGKLITAIRGANAVTVLAGILVLGGALATGLSGRIYDAVVLKTYGATRSQLLRALVIEYALLGLATAGFAIIAGGLSAWAVITQILGLEWQFSGLIAIATALVALVVTVAAGLITTWSALRANPARVLRVD
- a CDS encoding electron transfer flavoprotein subunit beta/FixA family protein, which codes for MKVLVAVKRVVDYNVKIRVKADGSGVELANVKMSMNPFDEIAVEEALRLREAGTATEVIAVSVGPQQAQETIRTALAMGADRGILIKHDEYVEPLGVAKLLKAVIEEEKPDLVILGKQAIDDDCNQTGQMLSALMGWSQATFASKIELNGDSADITREIDGGLQTIKVKMPMIVTTDLRLNQPRYASLPNIMKAKKKPLDEKVAADMGVDLAPKLNVVTTVEPPARQGGKKVASVAELVDKLKNEAGVI